The Cellulomonas fulva genome includes a window with the following:
- a CDS encoding ABC transporter permease, giving the protein MRFFVRRTIFYVITFWAAMTINFFIPRVMPGDPVTALIAANQGKISPDAIEAITKLFGLDENTTLWQQYVNYWTQLFHGNLGISFSGREPVVDILARSLPWTIGLVGIATIISFTIGTLAGVAIGWRRGTRADILLPISTFFSTVPYFWLALVVIALFAVRLGWFPASGSYNRSMVPNLSWEFAGSVIYYGTLPALTIIITSVSGWILGMRNMMVTVSSDDYVTVAQAKGLPERKVMFGYAARNAILPQLSSFALSLGFIVGGTLVMETVFSYQGIGYQLLKATAAKDYPLMQGCFLVITVAVLLANVIADFAYGVLDPRTRQEG; this is encoded by the coding sequence ATGAGGTTCTTCGTCCGACGCACGATCTTCTACGTCATCACCTTCTGGGCCGCGATGACGATCAACTTCTTCATCCCGCGCGTCATGCCGGGCGACCCCGTCACGGCGCTCATCGCCGCCAACCAGGGCAAGATCAGCCCTGACGCGATCGAGGCGATCACCAAGCTGTTCGGGCTCGACGAGAACACCACGCTGTGGCAGCAGTACGTGAACTACTGGACGCAGCTGTTCCACGGGAACCTGGGCATCTCGTTCTCGGGGCGCGAGCCGGTCGTCGACATCCTGGCGCGGTCCCTGCCCTGGACGATCGGGCTCGTCGGGATCGCGACGATCATCAGCTTCACGATCGGCACGCTCGCGGGCGTGGCGATCGGCTGGCGCCGCGGCACGCGCGCCGACATCCTGCTGCCGATCTCGACGTTCTTCTCGACCGTGCCGTACTTCTGGCTCGCCCTCGTCGTGATCGCGCTGTTCGCGGTGCGGCTGGGCTGGTTCCCCGCGAGCGGGAGCTACAACCGCAGCATGGTGCCGAACCTCAGCTGGGAGTTCGCCGGGTCGGTGATCTACTACGGCACGCTGCCGGCGCTGACCATCATCATCACGTCCGTCTCCGGCTGGATCCTGGGGATGCGCAACATGATGGTGACGGTCTCGTCGGACGACTACGTGACGGTCGCCCAGGCCAAGGGCCTGCCGGAGCGCAAGGTGATGTTCGGCTACGCCGCGCGCAACGCGATCCTGCCCCAGCTGTCGAGCTTCGCGCTGTCCCTCGGCTTCATCGTCGGCGGCACGCTCGTGATGGAGACGGTCTTCAGCTACCAGGGCATCGGCTACCAGCTCCTCAAGGCGACGGCCGCCAAGGACTACCCGCTCATGCAGGGGTGCTTCCTGGTCATCACGGTCGCCGTGCTCCTCGCCAACGTCATCGCCGACTTCGCGTACGGCGTGCTCGACCCCCGCACGCGTCAGGAGGGCTGA